A single genomic interval of Brevibacillus brevis harbors:
- a CDS encoding flagellin, with amino-acid sequence MIIQHNMSAINTHRQLGVNAGNLSKNVEKLSSGYRINRAADDAAGLSISERMRAQIRGMEQASRNSQDGISLIQTAEGALQTVNNMLVRVKELATQAANGTYSKTDDLARIQEELVELGKEVTNIKDNTKFNGIKLLDESAGTISLQIGQEHTQVLGLNSASFSLSGVNVAMNTTWKLNDQAEASKVLSTIDAQINAVSSARSYLGANQNRLENTINNLNTTSENLTAAESRIRDVDMAKEQMQFTKNNILTQAAQAMLAQANQLPQGVLQLLR; translated from the coding sequence ATGATTATCCAACACAATATGTCGGCGATCAACACTCATCGTCAACTCGGCGTTAACGCTGGCAACCTGTCCAAAAACGTAGAGAAACTGTCTTCTGGCTACCGCATCAACCGTGCGGCTGACGATGCTGCTGGTCTCTCCATCTCCGAGCGTATGCGTGCACAAATCCGTGGTATGGAGCAAGCTTCCCGCAACTCCCAAGACGGTATCTCTCTGATTCAAACAGCTGAGGGTGCTCTGCAAACAGTTAACAACATGCTGGTTCGTGTAAAAGAATTGGCTACTCAAGCTGCTAACGGTACTTACAGCAAAACAGACGACCTTGCTCGTATTCAAGAAGAGTTGGTTGAACTGGGTAAAGAAGTAACAAACATTAAAGACAACACAAAATTCAATGGCATCAAATTGCTGGATGAATCTGCTGGTACAATTTCTCTGCAAATTGGTCAAGAGCACACTCAAGTTCTCGGTCTGAATTCTGCAAGCTTTAGCTTGTCTGGTGTAAACGTAGCAATGAATACAACTTGGAAGCTGAACGACCAAGCAGAAGCAAGCAAAGTATTGAGCACTATTGATGCTCAAATCAACGCAGTAAGCTCTGCACGTTCTTACTTGGGTGCGAACCAAAACCGTTTGGAAAACACAATCAATAACCTGAACACAACTTCCGAGAACCTCACTGCTGCTGAATCCCGTATCCGCGATGTTGATATGGCGAAAGAGCAAATGCAATTCACTAAGAACAACATTCTTACTCAAGCTGCTCAAGCTATGCTTGCTCAAGCTAACCAACTGCCACAAGGTGTATTGCAACTTCTCCGCTAA